The following proteins come from a genomic window of Trifolium pratense cultivar HEN17-A07 linkage group LG4, ARS_RC_1.1, whole genome shotgun sequence:
- the LOC123920040 gene encoding glucomannan 4-beta-mannosyltransferase 2-like translates to MGESEPKIFIPESFQVNYDVSSQIKMIWEVMKAPLIVPLLNACVYISLTMALMLFMERVYMGIVIVLIKLFWKKPEQRYNYEPLQDDEELGGSNFPVVLVQIPMFNEREVYKVSIGAACGLSWPTDRLVIQVLDDSTDPVVKQMVEMECQRWASKGINITYQIRETRGGYKAGALKEGLKRSYVKHCEYVVIFDADFSPPPGFLRRAIPFLVGNPEIALVQGRWRFVNSNECLLTRMQEMSLDYHFTVEQEVGSATHAFFGFNGTAGIWRIAAINEAGGWKDRTTVEDMDLAVRASLRGWKFLYLGDLQANSELPSTLRAFRFQQHRWSCGPANLFRKMAMEIIRNKKVRFWKKVYVIYSFFFVRKIVAHMVTFFFYCLVIPLTILVPEVHVPIWGAVYIPSIITILNSVGTPRSIHLLFYWILFENVMSLHRTKATLIGLFEYGRANEWVVTEKLGDSVNNNIKNKSGDAAKKTNAKVQKKTRSKFMERLNFLELGFAVFLFFCGCYDYNYGKHNYFIYLFLQTLTFSIVGFGYVGTIV, encoded by the exons ATGGGTGAATCAGAACCTAAAATTTTTATACCAGAGAGTTTTCAAGTGAACTATGATGTTTCAAGTCAAATTAAGATGATTTGGGAAGTGATGAAAGCACCATTGATTGTTCCTCTTTTGAATGCTTGTGTTTACATTTCATTAACAATGGCACTTATGCTTTTCATGGAAAGAGTTTATATGGgtattgttattgttttaattaaactcTTTTGGAAAAAACCTGAACAACGTTATAACTATGAACCTCTTCAAGATGATGAAGAACTTGGTGGCTCTAATTTTCCTGTTGTTCTTGTTCAAATTCCAATGTTCAATGAAAGAGAG GTTTACAAGGTTTCGATTGGAGCTGCGTGTGGACTTTCATGGCCGACGGATCGACTCGTGATCCAAGTACTTGATGATTCTACTGACCCAGTGGTTAAG CAAATGGTGGAAATGGAATGCCAAAGATGGGCAAGTAAAGGAATAAATATAACATACCAAATAAGAGAAACAAGAGGTGGATACAAAGCAGGAGCATTAAAAGAAGGATTAAAACGTAGTTATGTCAAACATTGTGAATATGTTGTTATTTTTGATGCTGATTTTAGTCCACCACCTGGTTTTCTTAGAAGAGCTATTCCTTTTCTTGTTGGAAACCCTGAAATTGCTCTTGTTCAAGGTCGTTGGAGATTTG TGAATTCAAATGAGTGTTTGTTGACAAGAATGCAAGAGATGTCTCTGGATTATCATTTCACAGTTGAGCAAGAAGTTGGATCAGCTACTCATGCTTTCTTTGGTTTCAATG GGACTGCTGGTATTTGGAGAATAGCTGCAATCAACGAAGCAGGAGGGTGGAAAGACAGAACAACAGTCGAAGATATGGACCTTGCTGTTCGAGCAAGTCTTAGGGGATGGAAATTTTTGTACCTCGGAGACCTCCAG GCAAACAGTGAACTTCCAAGTACTTTGAGAGCCTTCAGATTCCAGCAGCACAGATGGTCTTGTGGTCCTGCTAATCTGTTCCGCAAAATGGCGATGGAGATTATAAGGAACAAg AAAGTGAGGTTCTGGAAGAAAGTGTATGTTATATACAGCTTTTTCTTCGTTCGCAAAATCGTAGCTCATATGGTCACTTTCTTCTTCTACTGTCTTGTAATCCCGCTCACAATTTTGGTCCCTGAGGTTCATGTTCCGATTTGGGGTGCCGTTTATATTCCTTCCATCATCACCATTCTCAACTCAGTCGGAACACCAAG GTCTATTCACCTTTTGTTCTATTGGATCCTTTTCGAGAATGTCATGTCTTTGCACCGTACCAAGGCTACCCTTATCGGTTTGTTTGAATACGGAAGGGCTAATGAATGGGTTGTAACTGAAAAACTCGGAGATTCTGTCAACAACAATATCAAAAACAAATCTGGAGATGCTGCCAAGAAGACTAATGCCAAAgttcaaaagaaaacaagatCCAAATTTATGGAAAG GCTTAACTTTTTGGAGCTGGGATTTGCAGTGTTTCTATTCTTCTGTGGATGTTATGATTATAATTATGGGAAGCACAACTACTTTATTTACCTCTTCCTTCAAACCTTAACCTTCTCAATTGTTGGATTTGGTTATGTTGGAACCATAGTGTAA